The genomic stretch GTGCAACGGGAAAGCgggtaagatcatcctttaaaagaaagaaaatggtaagcacaactaggacgatggaactggttcatatggatctctgtggtccaatgaaaacattaagcagaggtggtaaaaaatatgtgatggtacttgttgatgattattctaggtttacctgggtactgtttttaacatctaaggatgaagcatttgacatgtttactgcctttgttagaaaactTAGAAACAACTaagtaatcaacttgcatcaatcaggTCTAATCATGGaattgaatttgaaaatgctaagtttgctgaattttgtgatgagcatggtatagatcataattttttctgcccctaggactcctcaacaaaattgagtagttgaaagaaagaataggactcttgaagatatggctaggactatgcttctttctattAAACTGCCCCACAACTTACTacatgttacatcattaatagatACATGATTAGACCttttgtagagaagactccctatgagttacttaaagggagaaaaccaaatatatctcatcttagggcatttggatgcaagtgctttgtgcacaataatggaaaaggcTCCCAAGGTAAGTTTGATtctagaagtgatgagggagtattcttggggtattcttcacatagcaaagcatataaagtattcaataaaagaactttgtgtgtagaagaaagtgtaaatgtagtatttgatgaaactaacatacTTTATGAGaaacaggaacatgaagatgaagccattggattggtaaaggatttaactgaagcctcagcacaagtcaaagtggcaccaaaagaaggaacaggtgatggaacatgttcttccatccagggcaacctgatagggggaactgatcaaagagaAATTGAAATAAATACCCTAAAAGAAcctgttcatgaccctgttcctcagcaacagaacataggagaaacatctagcagaaatcagttggttgtaaaacctcacaagtatcaaagttctcatcctattgagaacattatcactaatccaacatctggagtcaaaactagatcacaattaaagaatatgtgtgcttttgatgcttttttatctcttattgaacctaaatatgttgttgaggctttgcaggatgcagattgggtgaatgcaatgcaagatgaactcaatcagtttgagagaagtcaagtttgacatctagttccaagacccaaagACATATCagttattggtacaaaatgggtcttcagaaacaaacttgatgaagatgaaacagttacaagaaacaaggcaagactggtggtccaaggttacagtcAAGAGGAAGGCATAGatgatgatgagacttttgctccagttgcaagactaaaGGCAATCaaactcctcatagcctttgcagcacacatggaattcactcttcatcataTGGATGTctaaagtgccttcctgaatggctacctaaaagaagaagtgtttgtaaaacaacctccagggtttgagagcaaagaatgtcctgagcatgtgtacaagttagacaaggctctctatggactcaagcaggccccaagagcatggtatgaacgactgtccaaattcctataggagcatggttacaaaagaggtaaaattgacagtaccttattcttaagggaaaagggtaaggatctccttgtggtacaaatatatgttgatgacataatctttggggccacaactgataagctaagtaaggactttgcaaaattaatggggagtgagtttgaaatgggtatgatgggtgagcttaacatcttcttaggcttgcagatcaaacaaagtcctaatggaaccatgatccattagcagaagtatgcaaaagagcttatcaaaaagtttaaaatggaagaatcaaaagaaatagacacaaccattgcaactgccactaaattagacattgatgaaccaattgatcaaaagttgtataggggtataattggttcactcttgtatcttactgccaacagacctgacattattttcagtgtagggctttgtgctcattTTTAGgcaaatccaaaagagtctcacttgaatgctgtcaagaggatactaagatatgtgaaaggcaccactgatctatgtctttggtaccccaaaggtagtaatttcaatctagtaggatatgctgatgctgattatgcaggtttcctagtggataggaagagcacctcaggtatggcacacttccttggttcatgtctagtgtcatgggctactaaaaagcaaaattcagtggccttatctactgctgaagctgagtatgttgttgctgcctcttgttgtgctcaattgctatggatcaaacagcagctagtagactttggcattgaagttggttgcattcctatattttgtgataacactagtgctataaatatgacaaagaaccatgtttatcataagaggactaagcacatagatgttaggcgccatttcttaagagacaactatgagaaaggtttGGTCTCCATAGAATATTGTCctactgataagcaaattgctgacatcttcactaaatcactgagtagagaaaactttgagaggaataggttggaattagggatgattaagatcacttAATAGATCCAGCTCAGAAtgcaaaaaaaatgaaattttttttggctaggaattctaaccttgtgtaaatatctagattaattcttactcagtttcattaattagtatactcctatgACATGTGTATATATGACTCACTAATATCTTACaacattttctctattatggcatttgaagaatgttcaagagagttctatatgaagaacctggttcattagtatgggttcatatgaaagctcaggtatgttttctatactctacacaattagaaagattaataattcaatcatgagtAGAAGTCATATATTCctcaaattcctagaaaattctatccattgagcattgaaccagttccgtccATCTAGAACTCTAAACCGTGATTTTTGCCTAATATCTAAAAAAGCCAAATCTATCATTAAAATTctggaattttagttttattagacTTCTATTTGACCCCTGAAAAGGCTACCATTACTTATTTAATGTCTAATTCGCTTTAAATACACACCACATCTCCAGTCTTCTTTATAATTCTAAACCGTCAAAAAATTCCTCTCCAATCCTAATTTCCCTATTCTCCAAAAATCctaaattctctcaagaaacgaagaatcatgtctaacccacaagatcatcttggcactcctccaccaccatctccCTCAAATTTATCCTCATCTACTCCACCCAGTGTATctccaaaacctaggtttcgaaggcagaaaatgcttgctcgaaaaactgtagcatctggggctctgaggaaggttttaaatgaaaggttgaaagctagccaagtgaaagAACGCCCAGCTCCAAAGTCTGATTCTAGCTCTGAGTCTGAATCCTTTCAATCCGTGACTGAGGGAGATGgacatgggtcttctgactctgaaaaGACTCAAGAATCTCCTTTTGAGGTAAGTTATTCTGTGGTTGAAAActtagaaactaggtttgttctggttggaccCATTAGGGATGTTGAGTTGCTTGAGATgagtaggagtggaggtaaaaagaagtctgaaaaagaaaaagagagagagggtgcatgtggtgaagagaggggaaaaGGGAAGGGATCAATTCTTGCTATATGTGGGGTTGCACAAGATAGGTTAGATGAGAGTGGCATGAAGTCAtggggaagtggttctggggaagcagctgaggggttggttcatctaaGGAAACAAAGAGATGAACCTGTTTCATCTACTGAAGAAACCTTGGTTGACCTactgaaaaaggttggggcaagttatgacccaaagaaaTGCAAAGCTACTACACCAAAAGCCCCAAATGTTCCTAAGCCATCCAAGAAAAGAAAAGCCTCATACCCAACCCCTACTGCCTCTTCAGTGCCTAGgggtagagccacaagaagcagggtaaaacagagtgaagctgatctacaaaaggctttagaagaaagcaagaaaaggaaaaaggataagggaaagggaaaggttgCAGAATCTTCAGAGGCTGTTGAGGAAGAAGAGATGGAACTAGTCCATCAAGAGAGGggtacaacagtggaggttcctacacccaaGCCTAAGAAACCCAAGACTTCCTCCAAGAAGTCCTCCTCTGTGCCTGTAGCTGCTAAACCCgcactagccaagaggacaagatctgcagTGAAAGCTAAACAAACCAAAGTTTTTGATGATGATgattggagtggagaagaagaagaagatgaatctGAGAAGGAACAAGATAAGCTTGCCATTTTTGGCAGAAGAAAAATCTTAAAAGGTAGATTGTTgaaggacctggtggaaccagggatGATGAGATTGGTAGACTCTTTGGCTGctcagggatggaaggacatggtccttcagatggaaggTAGGCTAGCTAGAAATGAGTTGATTGAATTTATGGCAAATGCTACTGTTAAGGATG from Nicotiana sylvestris chromosome 12, ASM39365v2, whole genome shotgun sequence encodes the following:
- the LOC138883548 gene encoding uncharacterized protein → MSNPQDHLGTPPPPSPSNLSSSTPPSVSPKPRFRRQKMLARKTVASGALRKVLNERLKASQVKERPAPKSDSSSESESFQSVTEGDGHGSSDSEKTQESPFEVSYSVVENLETRFVLVGPIRDVELLEMSRSGGKKKSEKEKEREGACGEERGKGKGSILAICGVAQDRLDESGMKSWGSGSGEAAEGLVHLRKQRDEPVSSTEETLVDLLKKVGASYDPKKCKATTPKAPNVPKPSKKRKASYPTPTASSVPRGRATRSRVKQSEADLQKALEESKKRKKDKGKGKVAESSEAVEEEEMELVHQERGTTVEVPTPKPKKPKTSSKKSSSVPVAAKPALAKRTRSAVKAKQTKVFDDDDWSGEEEEDESEKEQDKLAIFGRRKILKGRLLKDLVEPGMMRLVDSLAAQGWKDMVLQMEGRLARNELIEFMANATVKDGVVSS